A single window of Kitasatospora sp. HUAS MG31 DNA harbors:
- a CDS encoding nucleosidase, with translation MRLIGTISPDRPLLVLAVREEAAHLDDRLPVLLTGIGKINAAAGLATVLASGPKPSEIVNLGTAGALKSGWEGTHQVARVLQHDIDTPVLKALTGRVYGAPITVGDGEGPVLATGDLFVSDPGARDRLALAADLVDMEGYAVATVAERAGVPVRLVKHVSDEAGADADRTWRESVDGCAKTLAVWVADHLH, from the coding sequence ATGCGTCTCATCGGCACCATCTCCCCGGATCGACCGCTGCTCGTCCTCGCCGTCCGCGAGGAGGCCGCGCACCTCGACGACCGGCTCCCGGTGCTGCTCACCGGCATCGGGAAGATCAACGCGGCGGCCGGGCTGGCCACCGTGCTGGCCTCCGGGCCGAAGCCCTCGGAGATCGTCAACCTCGGGACGGCCGGCGCGCTCAAGTCCGGCTGGGAGGGCACCCACCAGGTCGCCCGGGTGCTCCAGCACGACATCGACACCCCCGTGCTCAAGGCGCTGACCGGTCGCGTCTACGGCGCCCCGATCACCGTCGGCGACGGCGAAGGCCCGGTCCTGGCCACCGGCGACCTGTTCGTCTCCGACCCCGGCGCCCGCGACCGCCTCGCCCTCGCCGCCGACCTGGTCGACATGGAGGGGTACGCCGTCGCCACCGTCGCCGAGCGGGCCGGGGTGCCGGTCCGGCTGGTCAAGCACGTCAGCGACGAGGCGGGCGCGGACGCCGACCGCACCTGGCGGGAGTCGGTGGACGGCTGCGCCAAGACCCTCGCCGTCTGGGTGGCCGACCACCTGCACTGA
- a CDS encoding serine hydrolase domain-containing protein: MDDLATLAQRTADRLATRHVGVVVAAVGGGAAEVRGAGAAGGPGGGPGPDTVFEIGSVTKVFTGLALARLAVAGAVELDEPLVRLLPAEAWVPSRGGREITLQHLATHTSGLPRLPKGLLPAALLRPNAPDPYAGCTAERLLRGLAATRLRAVPGQRFRYSNLGAGLLGLALARRAGTDFAGLVEREVSAPLGLTATGLAEVPERAARGHAPNRRPVPAWHLADLAGAGGLRSTATDLVSFLRAQLGEGGEEMAKAVTLTHAVEHRMHPFASVHLGWMSHRLHPGQGGYLQVWHNGRTGGFASFLGLDPERGVAVAVLSNTRRPVDNEGFALLRELQRGIG; encoded by the coding sequence ATGGACGATCTCGCAACCCTGGCCCAGCGGACGGCCGACCGTCTCGCGACCCGTCACGTGGGGGTGGTGGTCGCGGCGGTCGGCGGCGGCGCCGCCGAGGTCCGCGGTGCCGGGGCGGCGGGCGGCCCGGGCGGCGGCCCCGGCCCGGACACCGTGTTCGAGATCGGTTCGGTGACCAAGGTGTTCACCGGGCTGGCGCTGGCCCGGCTGGCCGTGGCCGGCGCCGTGGAGCTGGACGAGCCGCTGGTCCGGCTGCTTCCGGCCGAGGCGTGGGTCCCGTCCCGGGGCGGCCGCGAGATCACCCTGCAGCACCTGGCCACCCACACCTCGGGCCTGCCCCGGCTGCCGAAGGGCCTGCTGCCGGCGGCCCTGCTCCGGCCGAACGCGCCGGACCCGTACGCCGGCTGCACCGCCGAGCGGCTGCTGCGCGGGCTGGCCGCCACCCGGCTGCGGGCGGTGCCGGGGCAGCGGTTCCGGTACTCCAACCTGGGTGCCGGGCTGCTCGGGCTGGCCCTGGCCCGGCGGGCCGGGACGGACTTCGCCGGCCTGGTCGAGCGGGAGGTCTCCGCGCCGCTGGGCCTGACCGCGACCGGCCTCGCCGAGGTTCCGGAGCGGGCGGCCCGCGGCCATGCGCCGAACCGGCGGCCGGTGCCCGCCTGGCACCTGGCGGACCTCGCCGGGGCGGGCGGCCTGCGCTCCACCGCCACCGACCTGGTGTCCTTCCTCCGCGCCCAACTCGGGGAAGGCGGTGAGGAGATGGCCAAGGCGGTGACGCTCACGCACGCGGTGGAGCACCGGATGCACCCGTTCGCAAGCGTGCACCTGGGCTGGATGAGCCACCGGCTGCACCCGGGCCAGGGCGGCTACCTCCAGGTGTGGCACAACGGCCGGACGGGCGGGTTCGCCTCGTTCCTCGGTCTCGACCCGGAGCGGGGTGTCGCGGTCGCGGTGCTCTCCAACACCCGCCGCCCGGTGGACAACGAGGGCTTCGCCCTGCTGCGGGAGCTGCAGCGCGGCATCGGGTGA
- a CDS encoding cysteine hydrolase family protein, translating to MTNTAAFDAELTITDDAVLIVIDVQQGFEDHGFWGERDRPEAEERIGALLTAWEGTGRPVVVVRHQSARGPLVPGTPGYELKPFVAEARADLHITKTVNSAFYGTPDLHAWLQERGAEQLVIVGIMTNVCNETTARMGGNLGYDVVFPIDAMHTFAMAGPDGESIPAAELARGTAAVLHTMRFAKVVTTEDVLKAV from the coding sequence ATGACGAACACCGCGGCCTTCGATGCCGAACTGACCATCACCGACGACGCCGTCCTGATCGTGATCGACGTCCAGCAGGGCTTCGAGGACCACGGGTTCTGGGGCGAGCGGGACCGCCCGGAGGCGGAGGAGCGGATCGGCGCCCTGCTGACCGCGTGGGAGGGGACCGGCCGGCCGGTGGTGGTGGTCCGGCACCAGTCCGCCCGCGGGCCGCTGGTCCCGGGCACCCCGGGATACGAGCTCAAGCCGTTCGTCGCGGAGGCCAGGGCGGACCTGCACATCACCAAGACGGTCAACAGCGCCTTCTACGGCACCCCGGACCTGCACGCGTGGCTCCAGGAGCGGGGGGCCGAGCAGCTGGTGATCGTCGGGATCATGACCAACGTCTGCAACGAGACCACCGCGCGGATGGGCGGCAACCTCGGGTACGACGTGGTGTTCCCGATCGACGCGATGCACACCTTCGCCATGGCGGGACCCGACGGGGAGTCCATCCCCGCGGCCGAACTGGCCCGCGGCACCGCGGCGGTGCTGCACACCATGCGGTTCGCCAAGGTGGTCACCACCGAGGACGTCCTGAAGGCCGTCTGA
- a CDS encoding GlxA family transcriptional regulator, which produces MRTVGCVVFDGVRAFDYAVIGEVFAAHRTSRGGLPAFDLRVCGPEGTRVRLGGGLERVPDAGLADLLHCDLVIVPGMEDPSAGFDPALLDALRAAHARGVPIASLCAGAFVLAAAGLLDGRKATTHWYVAARLAERYPAVVVDPDVLFTGDGAVWTSAGVAAGIDLCLHLVREAHGQQAAAGIARAMVTAPFRAGGQAQFIPSPVPDASGDDPLAAVRAAVLAELDHPWTVAGMARLALMAERTFARRFRGTTGVPPLRWLLEQRVLHAQRLLEETDLPVDDIAVRSGFGSAVSLRPAFTRRVGVAPRDYRRTYQGRRPT; this is translated from the coding sequence ATGCGGACGGTGGGATGTGTGGTCTTCGACGGGGTCCGGGCCTTCGACTACGCGGTGATCGGCGAGGTCTTCGCCGCCCACCGGACGAGCCGCGGCGGCCTGCCCGCCTTCGACCTCCGGGTCTGCGGACCCGAGGGCACCCGGGTACGGCTCGGCGGCGGCCTCGAACGGGTCCCGGACGCCGGACTCGCGGACCTCCTCCACTGCGACCTGGTGATCGTCCCGGGCATGGAGGACCCCTCGGCCGGGTTCGACCCCGCCCTGCTCGACGCGCTGCGCGCCGCCCACGCCCGGGGCGTGCCGATCGCCTCGCTCTGCGCCGGGGCCTTCGTCCTCGCCGCCGCCGGCCTGCTGGACGGCCGCAAGGCCACCACCCACTGGTACGTCGCCGCCCGGCTCGCCGAGCGCTACCCGGCCGTGGTGGTCGACCCGGACGTCCTCTTCACCGGCGACGGCGCCGTCTGGACCTCCGCCGGGGTGGCCGCCGGGATCGACCTGTGCCTGCACCTGGTCCGCGAGGCACACGGCCAGCAGGCCGCGGCGGGGATCGCCCGGGCCATGGTGACCGCACCCTTCCGGGCCGGCGGACAGGCCCAGTTCATCCCCTCCCCGGTACCCGACGCCTCCGGTGACGACCCGCTCGCGGCGGTCCGGGCGGCCGTCCTGGCCGAACTGGACCACCCCTGGACCGTCGCCGGGATGGCTCGGCTCGCCCTCATGGCCGAACGGACCTTCGCCCGGCGGTTCCGGGGGACGACGGGGGTGCCGCCGCTGCGGTGGCTGCTGGAGCAGCGGGTGCTGCACGCCCAGCGACTGCTGGAGGAGACCGACCTCCCGGTCGACGACATCGCCGTCCGCAGCGGCTTCGGCTCCGCGGTCTCCCTCCGCCCCGCCTTCACCCGCCGCGTGGGGGTCGCCCCCCGCGACTACCGCCGCACCTACCAGGGCCGCCGCCCCACCTGA
- a CDS encoding N-acetylglucosamine kinase: protein MDRHRHGLPHRPAPPDPAGQEAGRPPAAVLAIDAGNSKTDVALVAADGTVLGTARGGGFQPQADGFEEAVAALGPLVDAAAREAGLGPVPVPVPGPVPGSAGEPPLSEHVSACLANADLPVEEERLRAAIAARRWGATTAVVNDTFGLLRAGVDTPRGVAVVCGAGINCVGLLPDGRTARFPALGMLTGDWGGGGGLAAESMWHATRAEDGRGAPTALAPMIGAHFGLPGAGAVAEAVHLGGLDPSRLHEIVHVLFAAAEEGDPTALQLIDRQADEITRLALVALTRLDLLDEPTPVVLGGGVLAANRPLLIDNLTARLARAAPLAEPRVVVAPPVLGAALLGLDHLTAAPAAHQHLRNAYPATTRPVAA, encoded by the coding sequence ATGGACCGTCACAGACACGGGCTGCCGCACCGGCCCGCGCCACCGGACCCGGCCGGGCAGGAAGCGGGCCGGCCGCCGGCGGCGGTGCTCGCCATCGACGCCGGGAACAGCAAGACCGACGTGGCCCTGGTCGCCGCCGACGGGACGGTGCTCGGCACCGCCCGCGGCGGCGGGTTCCAGCCGCAGGCCGACGGGTTCGAGGAGGCCGTCGCCGCACTGGGCCCGCTGGTGGACGCCGCCGCCCGGGAGGCCGGCCTCGGGCCGGTCCCGGTCCCGGTCCCGGGTCCGGTTCCAGGCAGTGCTGGGGAGCCCCCGCTGTCCGAGCACGTCAGCGCCTGCCTCGCCAACGCCGACCTGCCCGTCGAGGAGGAACGGCTGCGGGCCGCCATCGCCGCCCGGCGCTGGGGCGCCACCACCGCCGTCGTCAACGACACCTTCGGCCTGCTGCGGGCCGGCGTGGACACCCCGCGCGGCGTGGCCGTGGTCTGCGGCGCCGGCATCAACTGCGTCGGCCTGCTGCCGGACGGGCGGACCGCCCGCTTCCCCGCCCTCGGCATGCTCACCGGCGACTGGGGCGGCGGCGGGGGCCTCGCCGCCGAATCCATGTGGCACGCCACCCGGGCCGAGGACGGACGCGGCGCACCCACCGCCCTCGCCCCCATGATCGGCGCGCACTTCGGGCTGCCCGGCGCCGGCGCCGTCGCGGAGGCCGTCCACCTCGGCGGGCTGGACCCGTCCCGGCTGCACGAGATCGTCCACGTGCTGTTCGCCGCCGCGGAGGAGGGCGACCCGACCGCCCTCCAGTTGATCGACCGCCAGGCCGACGAGATCACCCGGCTCGCCCTGGTCGCCCTGACCCGGCTCGACCTGCTCGACGAACCCACGCCCGTCGTCCTCGGGGGCGGCGTGCTCGCCGCCAACCGGCCGCTGCTGATCGACAACCTCACCGCGCGGCTGGCCCGGGCGGCACCGCTCGCCGAACCGCGGGTGGTGGTCGCCCCGCCCGTCCTCGGCGCAGCCCTCCTCGGCCTCGACCACCTCACCGCCGCCCCCGCCGCCCACCAGCACCTCCGCAACGCCTACCCCGCCACCACCCGCCCCGTCGCCGCCTGA
- a CDS encoding 6-phospho-beta-glucosidase, which translates to MKLAIVGGGSTYTPELIDGFARLRDTLPIGELVLIDPAADRLELIAGLARRIFARQGHPAAVTTTTDVTAGVQGADAVLLQLRVGGQAARDRDETWPLECGCVGQETTGAGGLAKALRTVPVVLDIAERVRRANPDAWIVDFTNPVGIVTRALQTAGHRAVGLCNVAIGFQRRFAAHLGVAPELVRLDHVGLNHLTWERGVTLLDAPGAAGGREVLPELLAAHGEAIAADLHLPLPVIRRLGVVPSYYLRYFYQHDLVVEELRAKGSRAAEVAAIEKQLLELYADPALDTKPELLGRRGGAFYSEAAVQLIGALLGTDGTTGVQVVNTRNDGILPFLPDDAVIEVPAEVDPQGVRPLPQRPVEPLYAGLIAAVTSYEQLALDAALHGGRDRVFDALLAHPLIGQIDLADRLTDRLIAHNRAHLAWA; encoded by the coding sequence CTGAAGTTGGCGATCGTCGGCGGCGGGTCCACCTACACGCCGGAGCTGATCGACGGATTCGCCCGGCTGCGGGACACCCTCCCGATCGGCGAGCTGGTGCTGATCGACCCCGCCGCCGACCGGCTGGAGCTGATCGCCGGCCTGGCCCGGCGGATCTTCGCCCGCCAGGGCCACCCCGCTGCCGTCACCACCACCACGGACGTGACGGCCGGCGTCCAGGGCGCCGACGCCGTCCTGCTGCAGCTGCGGGTCGGCGGCCAGGCGGCCCGCGACCGGGACGAGACCTGGCCGCTGGAGTGCGGCTGCGTCGGCCAGGAGACCACCGGCGCGGGCGGGCTCGCCAAGGCACTGCGGACCGTCCCGGTGGTGCTGGACATCGCCGAACGGGTCCGCCGGGCCAACCCGGACGCCTGGATCGTCGACTTCACCAACCCGGTCGGCATCGTCACCCGCGCCCTGCAGACCGCCGGACACCGGGCCGTCGGCCTGTGCAACGTGGCCATCGGCTTCCAGCGGAGGTTCGCCGCCCACCTGGGCGTCGCCCCCGAACTGGTCCGGCTCGACCACGTCGGCCTCAACCACCTCACCTGGGAACGCGGGGTCACCCTGCTCGACGCGCCCGGCGCCGCCGGCGGCCGCGAGGTGCTCCCCGAACTGCTCGCCGCCCACGGCGAGGCCATCGCCGCCGACCTCCACCTGCCGCTGCCGGTGATCCGCCGCCTCGGCGTCGTCCCCTCCTACTACCTGCGGTACTTCTACCAGCACGACCTCGTGGTCGAGGAGCTCAGGGCGAAGGGCTCCCGGGCCGCCGAGGTCGCCGCCATCGAGAAGCAGCTGCTGGAGCTGTACGCCGACCCCGCCCTGGACACCAAGCCCGAGCTGCTCGGCCGGCGCGGCGGCGCCTTCTACTCCGAGGCCGCCGTCCAGCTGATCGGCGCCCTGCTCGGCACCGACGGCACCACGGGCGTGCAGGTGGTCAACACCCGCAACGACGGCATCCTGCCCTTCCTGCCCGACGACGCGGTGATCGAGGTCCCCGCCGAGGTCGACCCGCAGGGCGTCCGCCCGCTCCCGCAGCGCCCGGTCGAGCCGCTGTACGCCGGGCTGATCGCCGCCGTCACCTCGTACGAGCAGCTGGCTCTGGACGCCGCCTTGCACGGCGGCCGGGACCGGGTCTTCGACGCCCTGCTCGCCCACCCGCTGATCGGCCAGATCGACCTCGCCGACCGGCTCACCGACCGCCTGATCGCCCACAACCGCGCCCACCTGGCCTGGGCGTGA